The Mesorhizobium koreense genome includes a window with the following:
- a CDS encoding PilZ domain-containing protein: protein MRSAAIDTAPSRVERRSFQRVRVKIYGRFMLEDRTEHSCQVVDMSPGNVALRTDRIGEPGEKVIAYIDHIGRVEGVITRRLQDGFAMTVIASDRKKDKLAAQLTWLANKHELDLPEDRRHERVAPRNPMSVLKLSDGRQYQCRIIDLSLSGAAVEIEVKPALGVQVTLGTMRGQVVRHFDEGIAIEFAVVQRPEMLDAAFRQTAS, encoded by the coding sequence ATGAGGTCAGCGGCGATCGATACCGCGCCGTCGCGCGTCGAAAGGCGGAGTTTTCAGCGCGTTCGCGTCAAGATCTACGGCCGCTTCATGCTTGAGGACCGTACCGAACATTCCTGCCAGGTGGTCGACATGTCGCCGGGCAACGTAGCGCTTCGCACCGACCGCATCGGCGAACCCGGCGAGAAGGTCATCGCCTATATCGACCATATCGGGCGCGTTGAAGGCGTTATCACACGGCGCCTGCAGGACGGGTTCGCGATGACCGTCATCGCGTCGGACCGCAAGAAGGACAAGCTTGCAGCGCAGCTTACATGGCTCGCCAACAAGCACGAGCTCGACTTGCCCGAGGACCGCCGTCACGAACGCGTGGCGCCGCGTAATCCGATGAGCGTACTCAAACTCTCCGATGGGCGGCAATACCAGTGCCGCATCATCGACCTGTCGCTGTCCGGCGCCGCTGTCGAGATCGAGGTCAAGCCGGCGCTCGGCGTGCAGGTGACGCTCGGCACGATGCGCGGCCAGGTCGTGCGCCACTTCGACGAGGGCATCGCCATCGAATTCGCGGTGGTGCAGCGGCCCGAAATGCTGGACGCCGCTTTCCGGCAAACGGCATCGTGA
- a CDS encoding transglutaminase-like cysteine peptidase, whose amino-acid sequence MITGRGIGLIAAMALSLASWTGTANAGRSFMPTGNLTSQPVGHYEFCQRLPNECNERTPKEAPIELTRQLWAEMIDINNGVNTRVIPRTDMEIWGKEEVWSYPGRYGDCEDYALEKRRELMEKGVPAGDVLLTVVRQPNGDGHAVLTVHTSLGDYILDNLEPRVLAWTDTKYRYLKRQSETDSGEWVSVRDDRAPTVAVGSVR is encoded by the coding sequence ATGATAACGGGACGAGGCATCGGGCTCATAGCGGCGATGGCACTATCGCTCGCGTCATGGACGGGAACGGCGAATGCGGGACGCTCCTTCATGCCGACCGGCAATCTGACGTCACAGCCTGTCGGCCACTACGAATTCTGCCAGCGGCTGCCGAACGAATGCAACGAGCGCACGCCCAAGGAAGCGCCGATCGAACTGACGCGCCAGCTGTGGGCCGAGATGATCGACATCAACAACGGCGTGAACACCCGCGTCATCCCCAGGACCGACATGGAGATCTGGGGCAAGGAAGAGGTCTGGTCCTATCCCGGCCGCTACGGCGACTGCGAGGACTATGCGCTGGAGAAGCGCCGCGAGCTCATGGAGAAGGGCGTGCCGGCCGGGGATGTGCTGCTGACGGTCGTGCGGCAGCCGAACGGCGACGGCCATGCCGTGCTGACCGTGCACACCAGCCTTGGCGATTATATCCTGGACAATCTGGAGCCGCGTGTCTTGGCCTGGACGGACACCAAGTATCGATACCTGAAGCGACAGTCCGAAACCGACTCCGGCGAATGGGTCTCGGTTCGGGACGATCGCGCACCGACCGTCGCGGTCGGCAGCGTGCGGTAG
- a CDS encoding gamma carbonic anhydrase family protein, with protein MPLYALKDVAPRLDEPGSNWIAPDATIIGNVRLGRNVGIWFGAVLRGDNDPIIIGEDSNVQEHTVMHTDIGFPLTVGKGCTIGHRAMLHGCTIGDNSLIGMGAIVLNGARIGRNSLVGAGALVTEGKEFPDNSLIVGSPARAVRTLDEEAVERLRWSAAHYVENGKRFLADFRPA; from the coding sequence ATGCCGCTCTATGCCCTGAAGGATGTCGCGCCGAGGCTGGACGAACCCGGCTCGAACTGGATCGCGCCGGACGCCACGATCATCGGCAATGTCAGGCTCGGGCGGAACGTCGGCATCTGGTTCGGCGCCGTACTGCGCGGTGACAACGACCCGATCATCATCGGCGAGGATTCAAACGTCCAGGAACACACGGTCATGCACACCGACATCGGCTTTCCGCTTACCGTCGGAAAGGGCTGCACCATCGGACACCGCGCGATGCTGCACGGCTGCACCATCGGCGACAACAGCCTGATCGGCATGGGCGCGATCGTGCTGAACGGCGCCCGGATCGGCCGGAACAGTCTGGTCGGGGCAGGGGCACTCGTCACGGAAGGCAAGGAGTTCCCGGATAATTCGCTGATCGTGGGATCGCCGGCGCGGGCGGTCCGTACGCTCGACGAAGAGGCCGTCGAGCGGCTTCGCTGGTCCGCCGCGCACTATGTCGAGAACGGCAAGCGCTTTCTGGCGGATTTCCGGCCAGCCTGA